The following coding sequences are from one Treponema parvum window:
- a CDS encoding branched-chain amino acid aminotransferase, with protein sequence MDTKNIDWGNLAFGYVKTDKRFVSNFKNGKWDSGELVSDASIVMSECAGVLQYAQTCFEGLKAYTTEDGRVVTFRPNLNAERMHNSCLRMEMPVFPEKDFVKAVLSVVKANVKWVPPYGSGATLYIRPFMFGSNAVIGVKPADEYQFRIFVTPVGPYFKGGIKPIYVRISDRDRAAPHGTGDIKAGLNYAMSLYNIVDAHKKGFAENIYLDPATHTCVEETGGANILFVTKDGKLVTPKSDSILPSITRRSLITVAKDYLNMEVEERSVRKDEISDFAECGLCGTAAVISPIGKIFDHGKDICFSSGTEKMGPVLQKLYDTLTGIQMGRIKAPDGWIYEVK encoded by the coding sequence GTGGATACAAAAAATATTGACTGGGGAAATCTTGCATTCGGTTATGTAAAGACCGATAAGCGTTTCGTTTCAAATTTTAAAAACGGGAAATGGGATTCGGGAGAACTCGTATCGGACGCTTCCATAGTTATGTCGGAATGCGCCGGAGTGCTTCAGTATGCTCAGACATGTTTTGAGGGTCTTAAAGCCTATACCACTGAAGACGGCAGAGTGGTTACTTTTCGTCCGAACCTTAATGCGGAACGTATGCATAACTCGTGTTTGCGAATGGAAATGCCCGTGTTCCCCGAGAAAGATTTTGTAAAAGCGGTTCTCTCCGTCGTCAAAGCCAATGTCAAATGGGTGCCTCCTTACGGCAGCGGCGCAACCTTGTACATAAGGCCGTTTATGTTCGGAAGCAATGCCGTGATCGGCGTAAAACCCGCCGATGAATATCAGTTTAGAATCTTCGTTACTCCTGTGGGGCCGTATTTTAAAGGCGGAATAAAACCCATATACGTGCGCATTTCCGACCGCGATCGCGCGGCGCCCCACGGCACGGGAGACATTAAGGCGGGTCTTAATTACGCTATGAGTCTTTACAATATCGTAGACGCACATAAAAAAGGATTTGCGGAAAATATCTATCTGGATCCGGCAACCCATACGTGTGTGGAAGAAACCGGCGGAGCAAACATTTTATTTGTGACTAAGGACGGAAAACTTGTTACTCCGAAATCCGACAGTATTCTTCCTTCCATAACAAGACGTTCGCTTATTACGGTCGCAAAAGATTATCTTAATATGGAAGTCGAAGAGCGGAGCGTAAGAAAAGATGAAATTTCAGATTTTGCAGAATGCGGACTGTGCGGTACCGCCGCGGTCATTTCTCCTATAGGAAAGATATTCGATCACGGAAAAGACATTTGCTTTTCCAGCGGCACTGAAAAAATGGGGCCGGTTCTTCAAAAGCTGTACGATACTTTGACAGGCATCCAAATGGGACGGATAAAAGCGCCCGACGGCTGGATATACGAAGTAAAGTAA
- a CDS encoding PIN domain-containing protein, with translation MSKIFIDTNILVYTLDLKDSGKQAKAREIMKKVVDLHQPVISTQVLKEFYVVATTKLKADRIIVKNIIHNFCNIEIVQNDLELIEQAIDISVILQLSFWDSLIVAAAEKAKCKFIISEDLNPGQTYRGVMVIDPFKEDAF, from the coding sequence GTGTCTAAAATATTTATTGATACAAATATACTTGTGTACACACTTGACTTAAAAGATTCAGGTAAGCAGGCTAAAGCTCGGGAAATAATGAAGAAAGTTGTAGATTTACATCAGCCCGTAATATCAACACAGGTACTTAAAGAATTCTATGTAGTCGCAACAACAAAATTGAAGGCAGATCGAATAATTGTCAAAAATATCATACACAATTTTTGTAATATTGAAATTGTTCAAAATGATTTGGAGCTGATAGAACAAGCAATAGATATTAGTGTAATTTTACAATTATCATTTTGGGATTCATTAATAGTAGCTGCGGCCGAGAAAGCAAAATGCAAATTTATTATTTCCGAAGATTTAAATCCGGGGCAGACATATCGAGGAGTAATGGTGATAGATCCGTTTAAGGAAGATGCTTTCTAA
- a CDS encoding DUF6364 family protein, whose product MKNITLSIDENVLQAGREYARNHNISFNSLVRKLVEQAVVTNKDYWLHDTFSLMDTLNVTSGDEKWAREELYRV is encoded by the coding sequence ATGAAAAATATAACTTTATCAATTGATGAAAATGTTTTACAGGCAGGCCGAGAATACGCTAGGAATCATAATATCTCATTTAATTCTCTTGTACGAAAACTCGTTGAGCAAGCGGTTGTTACAAACAAGGATTACTGGCTTCATGATACTTTCTCTCTTATGGATACATTAAATGTGACATCAGGTGATGAAAAATGGGCAAGGGAAGAATTATATCGTGTCTAA